Proteins encoded within one genomic window of Ptiloglossa arizonensis isolate GNS036 chromosome 3, iyPtiAriz1_principal, whole genome shotgun sequence:
- the Zip102b gene encoding zinc/iron regulated transporter-related protein 102B isoform X2, with protein sequence MLLVDQCSARRSGGRERSVTATLGLVVHAAADGIALGAAATTSQADVELIVFLAIMLHKAPAAFGLVSFLLHEGVDRKRIGRHLLVFSFAAPCLALVTYFGIGKEGKETLSNVNATGLAMLFSAGTFLYVATVHVLPELMTRNNNYTHLPIAENVTVSSSGLKVKEILVLVVGSFLPALITTGHHH encoded by the exons ATGCTTCTGGTTGATCAGTGCTCAGCTAGAAGAAGTGGAGGAAGAGAAAGGAGTGTTACTGCTACTTTGGGCCTTGTAGTTCATGCAGCAGCTGATGGAATAGCATTAGGAGCTGCTGCAACTACATCGCAGGCTGATGTagaattaattgtatttttagcAATAATGCTACATAAG GCACCTGCTGCATTTGGTCTTGTATCATTTTTACTTCATGAAGGAGTAGATAGAAAAAGAATAGGTAGACATCTTTTGGTATTCTCTTTTGCTGCACCTTGCCTTGCTCTTGTAACATATTTTGGTATTGGAAAG GAAGGGAAGGAAACACTTAGTAATGTCAATGCAACTGGCTTGGCAATGTTATTTAGTGCAGGTACATTCCTATATGTTGCAACTGTGCATGTGCTACCAGAATTAATGACAAGAAATAACAACTACACACATCTACCAATTGCAGAAAATGTGACAGTGTCTTCTTCTGGACTTAAAGTTAAAGAAATATTAGTTTTAGTGGTAGGTTCATTTCTGCCTGCATTAATTACAACTGGTCACCATCATTGA
- the LOC143144665 gene encoding serine/threonine-protein kinase SIK3 isoform X2: MASATTSHNEVSQEFSVNKLIRVGYYELEKTIGKGNFAVVKMATHIVTKSKVAIKIIDKTKLNEENLAKIFREVHIMKRLRHPHIIRLYQVMETEKMIYLVTEYAPGGEIFDHLVRNGRMPEPEARRIFRQIVLAVRYLHQQRVVHRDLKAENLLLDADNNIKLADFGFSNEYTPGVPLSTWCGSPPYAAPEIFEGKQYDGPRADVWSLGVVLYVLVCGALPFDGPTMQLLRSVVISGKFRIPFFMSAECEKLIRHMLVVEPERRLSISQILAHSWMGGDGVTEPEPGGCNSENVPLQLNQLVIENMLRLPGLSADTLLKAVQGNAFDHVSAIYNLLVDRLEPTMPSLPSIQAIPGDYAPDGAHQLEKYGDTEAEAEERSGMQLTPGTPYHTTRRHTVGPGDTAHQPPTQYPYNYNHTSGDPALRLLPILQCNNTDPQVLPHTNLPLNLPLVKHQPPQNFQIKDQHLLKPPPVMGATGSFGRRASDGGANLHVFYQQHSNSSGGGDDGNWSQPGSREHLQPIQSGSPTLVPCAQSLNVGVNSGSGDTNGNNSGSGSDRRRRSGLTAVMQRPVGNRDSYKEPSTHVATERYSPVRRASEGSGPSGPGIQALQQEYQQLQRLASPSHSPASIPGSPVHERGVAAITQGLSGLTTATVQGSIVHGTPTQPPATPLDLSPLRHHRSPATTPVSYSPSNSPALDMIQEEHPVELPRVPPQISITDLGGQVTLISCSPSPSPSPDSLEDSLPHYNPLPSFIISEPCDPSRPSITRGIGRPLNTSIPTEVEVTLSDESSRLNSEAILGRVKQIIDARAPPKGFIFNREEVKGSGLSLEYPGGVQIELRVCESEEKEVKGIKMRRISGDQLQYSQLCQQLISCITV; encoded by the exons ATGGCATCCGCGACGACGTCGCACAATGAGGTTTCGCAGGAATTTTCTGTCAACAAACTTATCCGTGTTGGTTATTATGAGCTGGAGAAAACTATTGGCAAGGGAAATTTTGCCGTTGTTAAAATGGCTACCCACATCGTAACAAAATCTAAG GTGGCTATTAAAATAATAGATAAAACAAAATTGAATGAGGAAAAtttggctaaaatttttcgcgaagtaCATATAATGAAACGATTAAGGCATCCGCATATCATAAGGTTATATCAAGTAATGGAGACAGAAAAGATGATATATTTAGTTACTGAATATGCTCCTGGAGGAGAGATATTTGATCATCTTGTACGAAATGGAAGAATGCCAGAACCAgaagcaagaagaatttttcgtcAAATTGTTCTTGCTGTGCGTTATCTCCATCAACAAAGAGTCGTTCATCGAGATCTTAAG gcTGAGAATTTACTACTTGATGCAGACAATAATATAAAACTTGCAGACTTTGGATTTAGTAATGAATACACTCCAGGTGTTCCACTTAGCACTTGGTGTGGATCACCACCATATGCTGCTCCTGAAATTTTTGAAGGAAAACAGTATGATGGCCCACGGGCTGATGTATGG AGCCTTGGTGTTGTTTTGTATGTATTGGTTTGTGGTGCATTGCCATTCGATGGTCCTacaatgcaactactacgctcCGTAGTAATCTCAGGGAAATTTAGAATACCATTTTTTATGTCTGCAG aatgCGAAAAACTGATTAGACATATGTTGGTAGTAGAACCAGAACGACGTTTAAGTATCTCACAGATTTTAGCACACTCCTGGATGGGCGGAGATGGTGTAACAGAACCTGAACCAGGAGG GTGTAATTCTGAAAATGTGCCACTACAGCTAAATCAGTTAGTAATAGAAAATATGTTAAGATTACCAGGACTCAGTGCAGACACATTATTAAAAGCAGTTCAAGGGAATGCTTTCGATCATGTATCAGCAATATACAATCTTCTTGTCGATCGATTAGAACCAACAATGCCTAGTTTACCCAGTATTCAAGCTATACCAGGAGATTATGCTCCTGATGGAGCACATCAATTAGAAAag taTGGCGATACAGAAGCAGAAGCGGAAGAAAGGAGTGGAATGCAACTAACGCCTGGCACACCTTATCACACAACAAGAAGACATACTGTTGGACCTGGTGATACAGCACATCAGCCACCAACACAATATCCATATAATTATAATCATACGTCAGGGGATCCAGCACTGCGACTCCTTCCTATACTACAGTGTAATAACACTGATCCTCAGGTGTTACCTCATACAAATCTGCCATTAAATCTTCCTTTAGTTAAACATCAACCTCCTCAAAACTTTCAAATCAAGGATCAACACTTGTTAAAGCCACCTCCTGTTATGGGAGCAA CGGGAAGTTTCGGAAGAAGAGCTTCAGATGGTGGAGCTAATCTTCATGTCTTCTATCAACAACATAGCAATAGTTCTGGTGGTGGAGACGACGGAAATTGGAGTCAACCGGGCAGTAGAGAACATTTACAACCT ATTCAAAGTGGAAGTCCAACACTTGTACCATGTGCTCAGTCATTAAATGTAGGCGTCAATAGTGGAAGTGGAGATACAAATGGCAATAATAGTGGAAGTGGAAGTGATAGAAGAAGACGAAGTGGTCTTACTGCCGTCATGCAAAGACCAG TAGGTAACAGAGATTCATATAAGGAACCAAGTACTCATGTTGCCACAGAAAGGTACTCACCTGTTCGGAGAGCATCAGAGGGTTCAGGTCCGTCTGGACCCGGAATTCAGGCACTTCAACAAGAATATCAGCAACTGCAAAGGTTAGCGTCTCCATCACATAGTCCTGCAAGTATACCTGGATCACCTGTACATGAAAGAGGAGTGGCAGCCATCACGCAAG gtTTAAGTGGATTAACTACAGCAACAGTACAGGGAAGCATTGTTCATGGTACTCCAACACAACCACCAGCAACACCATTAGATTTGAGTCCATTAAGGCATCATAGATCGCCAGCTACAACACCAGTTAGTTATTCACCTAGTAATAGTCCAGCTTTGGACATGATTCAGGAGGAACATCCTGTAGAATTACCAAGA GTGCCACCTCAGATATCTATAACAGATCTTGGGGGACAAGTAACGCTTATCAGTTGTTCACCCTCGCCATCTCCATCACCTGATTCACTTGAAGACTCGTTACCTCATTACAATCCTCTTCCCAGTTTTATCATCTCAGAACCGTGCGACCCTTCGAGACCCAGTATCACACGAGGTATCGGTAGGCCACTAAATACATCAATACCTACGGAAGTTGAAGTCACTTTATCGGATGAATCGAGTAGATTGAATTCCGAAGCTATATTGGGCCGTGTGAAACAAATTATAGATGCAAGAGCCCCACCGAAGGGATTTATCTTCAATAGAGAAGAAGTGAAAGGTAGTGGGCTCAGTTTAGAATATCCAGGTGGTGTTCAAATCGAACTTAGAGTATGTGAATCCGAAGAAAAAGAAGTAAAAGGCATTAAAATGCGAAGAATTAGTGGGGACCAATTGCAGTACAGTCAACTTTGTCAGCAGCTTATCTCGTGCATTACCGTTTGA
- the LOC143144665 gene encoding serine/threonine-protein kinase SIK3 isoform X1, whose protein sequence is MASATTSHNEVSQEFSVNKLIRVGYYELEKTIGKGNFAVVKMATHIVTKSKVAIKIIDKTKLNEENLAKIFREVHIMKRLRHPHIIRLYQVMETEKMIYLVTEYAPGGEIFDHLVRNGRMPEPEARRIFRQIVLAVRYLHQQRVVHRDLKAENLLLDADNNIKLADFGFSNEYTPGVPLSTWCGSPPYAAPEIFEGKQYDGPRADVWSLGVVLYVLVCGALPFDGPTMQLLRSVVISGKFRIPFFMSAECEKLIRHMLVVEPERRLSISQILAHSWMGGDGVTEPEPGGCNSENVPLQLNQLVIENMLRLPGLSADTLLKAVQGNAFDHVSAIYNLLVDRLEPTMPSLPSIQAIPGDYAPDGAHQLEKYGDTEAEAEERSGMQLTPGTPYHTTRRHTVGPGDTAHQPPTQYPYNYNHTSGDPALRLLPILQCNNTDPQVLPHTNLPLNLPLVKHQPPQNFQIKDQHLLKPPPVMGATGSFGRRASDGGANLHVFYQQHSNSSGGGDDGNWSQPGSREHLQPIQSGSPTLVPCAQSLNVGVNSGSGDTNGNNSGSGSDRRRRSGLTAVMQRPVINPEMVMEVEARMNRAYLPSLLLPTHLRGSTLPHHRKTSSYHTSTVGNRDSYKEPSTHVATERYSPVRRASEGSGPSGPGIQALQQEYQQLQRLASPSHSPASIPGSPVHERGVAAITQGLSGLTTATVQGSIVHGTPTQPPATPLDLSPLRHHRSPATTPVSYSPSNSPALDMIQEEHPVELPRVPPQISITDLGGQVTLISCSPSPSPSPDSLEDSLPHYNPLPSFIISEPCDPSRPSITRGIGRPLNTSIPTEVEVTLSDESSRLNSEAILGRVKQIIDARAPPKGFIFNREEVKGSGLSLEYPGGVQIELRVCESEEKEVKGIKMRRISGDQLQYSQLCQQLISCITV, encoded by the exons ATGGCATCCGCGACGACGTCGCACAATGAGGTTTCGCAGGAATTTTCTGTCAACAAACTTATCCGTGTTGGTTATTATGAGCTGGAGAAAACTATTGGCAAGGGAAATTTTGCCGTTGTTAAAATGGCTACCCACATCGTAACAAAATCTAAG GTGGCTATTAAAATAATAGATAAAACAAAATTGAATGAGGAAAAtttggctaaaatttttcgcgaagtaCATATAATGAAACGATTAAGGCATCCGCATATCATAAGGTTATATCAAGTAATGGAGACAGAAAAGATGATATATTTAGTTACTGAATATGCTCCTGGAGGAGAGATATTTGATCATCTTGTACGAAATGGAAGAATGCCAGAACCAgaagcaagaagaatttttcgtcAAATTGTTCTTGCTGTGCGTTATCTCCATCAACAAAGAGTCGTTCATCGAGATCTTAAG gcTGAGAATTTACTACTTGATGCAGACAATAATATAAAACTTGCAGACTTTGGATTTAGTAATGAATACACTCCAGGTGTTCCACTTAGCACTTGGTGTGGATCACCACCATATGCTGCTCCTGAAATTTTTGAAGGAAAACAGTATGATGGCCCACGGGCTGATGTATGG AGCCTTGGTGTTGTTTTGTATGTATTGGTTTGTGGTGCATTGCCATTCGATGGTCCTacaatgcaactactacgctcCGTAGTAATCTCAGGGAAATTTAGAATACCATTTTTTATGTCTGCAG aatgCGAAAAACTGATTAGACATATGTTGGTAGTAGAACCAGAACGACGTTTAAGTATCTCACAGATTTTAGCACACTCCTGGATGGGCGGAGATGGTGTAACAGAACCTGAACCAGGAGG GTGTAATTCTGAAAATGTGCCACTACAGCTAAATCAGTTAGTAATAGAAAATATGTTAAGATTACCAGGACTCAGTGCAGACACATTATTAAAAGCAGTTCAAGGGAATGCTTTCGATCATGTATCAGCAATATACAATCTTCTTGTCGATCGATTAGAACCAACAATGCCTAGTTTACCCAGTATTCAAGCTATACCAGGAGATTATGCTCCTGATGGAGCACATCAATTAGAAAag taTGGCGATACAGAAGCAGAAGCGGAAGAAAGGAGTGGAATGCAACTAACGCCTGGCACACCTTATCACACAACAAGAAGACATACTGTTGGACCTGGTGATACAGCACATCAGCCACCAACACAATATCCATATAATTATAATCATACGTCAGGGGATCCAGCACTGCGACTCCTTCCTATACTACAGTGTAATAACACTGATCCTCAGGTGTTACCTCATACAAATCTGCCATTAAATCTTCCTTTAGTTAAACATCAACCTCCTCAAAACTTTCAAATCAAGGATCAACACTTGTTAAAGCCACCTCCTGTTATGGGAGCAA CGGGAAGTTTCGGAAGAAGAGCTTCAGATGGTGGAGCTAATCTTCATGTCTTCTATCAACAACATAGCAATAGTTCTGGTGGTGGAGACGACGGAAATTGGAGTCAACCGGGCAGTAGAGAACATTTACAACCT ATTCAAAGTGGAAGTCCAACACTTGTACCATGTGCTCAGTCATTAAATGTAGGCGTCAATAGTGGAAGTGGAGATACAAATGGCAATAATAGTGGAAGTGGAAGTGATAGAAGAAGACGAAGTGGTCTTACTGCCGTCATGCAAAGACCAG TTATAAATCCGGAAATGGTTATGGAGGTGGAAGCTAGGATGAATAGAGCTTACCTCCCATCACTGCTCTTACCAACTCACCTTAGAGGATCAACGCTTCCACATCACAGGAAGACTTCTTCATACCACACTAGCACTG TAGGTAACAGAGATTCATATAAGGAACCAAGTACTCATGTTGCCACAGAAAGGTACTCACCTGTTCGGAGAGCATCAGAGGGTTCAGGTCCGTCTGGACCCGGAATTCAGGCACTTCAACAAGAATATCAGCAACTGCAAAGGTTAGCGTCTCCATCACATAGTCCTGCAAGTATACCTGGATCACCTGTACATGAAAGAGGAGTGGCAGCCATCACGCAAG gtTTAAGTGGATTAACTACAGCAACAGTACAGGGAAGCATTGTTCATGGTACTCCAACACAACCACCAGCAACACCATTAGATTTGAGTCCATTAAGGCATCATAGATCGCCAGCTACAACACCAGTTAGTTATTCACCTAGTAATAGTCCAGCTTTGGACATGATTCAGGAGGAACATCCTGTAGAATTACCAAGA GTGCCACCTCAGATATCTATAACAGATCTTGGGGGACAAGTAACGCTTATCAGTTGTTCACCCTCGCCATCTCCATCACCTGATTCACTTGAAGACTCGTTACCTCATTACAATCCTCTTCCCAGTTTTATCATCTCAGAACCGTGCGACCCTTCGAGACCCAGTATCACACGAGGTATCGGTAGGCCACTAAATACATCAATACCTACGGAAGTTGAAGTCACTTTATCGGATGAATCGAGTAGATTGAATTCCGAAGCTATATTGGGCCGTGTGAAACAAATTATAGATGCAAGAGCCCCACCGAAGGGATTTATCTTCAATAGAGAAGAAGTGAAAGGTAGTGGGCTCAGTTTAGAATATCCAGGTGGTGTTCAAATCGAACTTAGAGTATGTGAATCCGAAGAAAAAGAAGTAAAAGGCATTAAAATGCGAAGAATTAGTGGGGACCAATTGCAGTACAGTCAACTTTGTCAGCAGCTTATCTCGTGCATTACCGTTTGA
- the Zip102b gene encoding zinc/iron regulated transporter-related protein 102B isoform X1 — MEESSVLWMLSLVMLIGSCIAGSLPLVMNLSEDKLQLVSILGAGLLVGTALAVIIPEGIRILFTGGSNSDQGFHNDPHSLIGISLILGFVFMLLVDQCSARRSGGRERSVTATLGLVVHAAADGIALGAAATTSQADVELIVFLAIMLHKAPAAFGLVSFLLHEGVDRKRIGRHLLVFSFAAPCLALVTYFGIGKEGKETLSNVNATGLAMLFSAGTFLYVATVHVLPELMTRNNNYTHLPIAENVTVSSSGLKVKEILVLVVGSFLPALITTGHHH; from the exons atggaagaaagttCGGTTTTATGGATGCTTTCCTTGGTAATGCTAATTGGTTCCTGTATAGCTGGATCCTTGCCGTTAGTCATGAATTTATCCGAG GATAAATTACAACTGGTTTCGATACTTGGTGCTGGACTTCTTGTAGGCACTGCGCTAGCTGTAATTATACCTGAAGgtataagaatattatttactGGTGGAAGTAACAGTGACCAAGGATTTCACA ATGATCCTCACTCCTTAATAGGCATTAGTTTAATACTTGGTTTTGTATTTATGCTTCTGGTTGATCAGTGCTCAGCTAGAAGAAGTGGAGGAAGAGAAAGGAGTGTTACTGCTACTTTGGGCCTTGTAGTTCATGCAGCAGCTGATGGAATAGCATTAGGAGCTGCTGCAACTACATCGCAGGCTGATGTagaattaattgtatttttagcAATAATGCTACATAAG GCACCTGCTGCATTTGGTCTTGTATCATTTTTACTTCATGAAGGAGTAGATAGAAAAAGAATAGGTAGACATCTTTTGGTATTCTCTTTTGCTGCACCTTGCCTTGCTCTTGTAACATATTTTGGTATTGGAAAG GAAGGGAAGGAAACACTTAGTAATGTCAATGCAACTGGCTTGGCAATGTTATTTAGTGCAGGTACATTCCTATATGTTGCAACTGTGCATGTGCTACCAGAATTAATGACAAGAAATAACAACTACACACATCTACCAATTGCAGAAAATGTGACAGTGTCTTCTTCTGGACTTAAAGTTAAAGAAATATTAGTTTTAGTGGTAGGTTCATTTCTGCCTGCATTAATTACAACTGGTCACCATCATTGA